The following proteins are encoded in a genomic region of Flammeovirga pectinis:
- a CDS encoding GAF domain-containing protein, with protein MNIFQQIFNIGIDKNVFGITKEKVITTNQFAFYLTIFQIFYLILAIIKVPVLIQWPLMGILGNLTVLALNHLRLYSLSRILMSTMPMAVVVIYNSYLTPFDAAPRVSGYIIGVVHLLIPFLIFDVKEKYYQWSLFFLLGAGLISMFYLSDLLVDPLIDYDKMYTPKSKRGVIIGIIGFAVLLYLMQKERMRYRLESERLTDESLKRNELLEASEKGLRDALDKVKLTKVQDENRTWNTQKISEFNDLTRSVENLEDLIDQSVSFLARELNLNQVAIYSKVEDKVRGDYLRRQSVFAYDRKKYLNANKIEQGEGLIGQCFIERKPIILEEVPSGYLNISSGLGDSTASFVAIYPLLAYDKIEGVIEVACFNVLSEYQLQFLKRVCESLAITILNKLASEKLKVLLQTSQEQAEQMRSQEEEMRQNLEEMRATQEELNRKELDYLNEIERLRMLSED; from the coding sequence ATGAATATTTTTCAACAAATTTTTAATATAGGAATAGATAAAAATGTATTTGGAATCACTAAAGAAAAGGTGATTACAACAAATCAATTTGCATTTTATCTCACAATATTCCAGATCTTTTACTTGATTTTAGCCATAATAAAAGTTCCTGTATTAATACAGTGGCCTTTAATGGGAATCTTAGGAAACCTTACGGTATTAGCCCTTAATCATCTTCGATTATACAGCTTGTCGAGGATTTTAATGAGTACAATGCCAATGGCAGTTGTGGTAATTTACAATTCTTACCTTACTCCATTCGATGCGGCACCAAGAGTATCTGGGTATATAATTGGTGTAGTGCATTTACTAATTCCTTTCTTAATTTTTGATGTAAAAGAAAAGTACTATCAGTGGAGTCTATTTTTCTTGTTAGGAGCAGGGTTAATAAGTATGTTCTATTTGTCAGACCTTTTAGTAGATCCACTCATTGATTACGACAAAATGTATACTCCTAAATCTAAAAGAGGAGTAATAATTGGTATTATTGGTTTTGCAGTTTTATTGTATTTAATGCAAAAGGAACGTATGCGATACCGTTTAGAAAGTGAAAGATTAACAGATGAAAGTTTAAAAAGAAATGAGCTTTTAGAAGCTTCAGAAAAAGGTTTAAGAGATGCTTTAGATAAGGTGAAACTTACTAAAGTACAAGATGAAAATAGAACGTGGAATACTCAGAAAATATCAGAATTTAATGATTTAACACGTTCAGTAGAGAATTTAGAAGATTTGATAGACCAGTCTGTTAGCTTTTTAGCAAGAGAATTGAACTTAAATCAGGTTGCTATTTATTCTAAAGTAGAAGATAAAGTAAGAGGAGATTATCTAAGAAGACAATCTGTTTTTGCATACGATAGGAAAAAATATCTCAACGCAAATAAGATAGAACAAGGTGAAGGATTAATAGGGCAATGCTTTATTGAAAGAAAACCAATTATTCTAGAGGAAGTTCCAAGTGGTTATTTAAATATTAGCTCTGGCTTAGGAGATTCTACAGCTTCTTTTGTGGCAATTTACCCATTACTTGCTTACGATAAAATTGAAGGAGTTATTGAAGTAGCATGTTTTAATGTATTATCAGAATACCAACTTCAGTTCTTAAAAAGAGTTTGTGAGAGTCTTGCAATTACTATTTTAAACAAGCTAGCCTCGGAGAAATTAAAGGTATTATTACAGACTTCTCAAGAGCAAGCAGAACAAATGAGATCGCAAGAAGAAGAAATGCGTCAGAATTTAGAAGAAATGCGAGCCACTCAAGAAGAATTAAACAGAAAAGAACTTGATTATTTGAATGAAATTGAACGTCTCAGAATGTTAAGCGAGGATTAA